A genomic region of Luteibacter aegosomatissinici contains the following coding sequences:
- the hemH gene encoding ferrochelatase produces the protein MPGTPNYTGLNEHSHDLPAKAAVLLVNLGTPDAPTAAAVRPYLAEFLGDPRVIEYPRLLWKLILHGIILRIRPKRSAHAYERIWTAEGSPLRVGSEALAASLGAELARRRPGPVSVALAMRYGKPSVAATIARLQRERVRRLLVLPLYPQYSATSTGSVFDAVADTMKGLRWPPELRQVNDYHDNPAYIAALAASVRAHWETHGRGEKLLMSFHGIPERYTRAGDPYYCQCHATARLLREALGLSEDEAIFSFQSRVGRERWLHPYTDETVRALGAKGIKRLDVISPGFAVDCLETLEEIAMQNAEFFREAGGETLSYIPCLNSEPAHVDALADLVLKHTQGWPEFDPAYDAAAEAVKLAAARERARKAGAGA, from the coding sequence ATGCCAGGTACCCCGAACTATACCGGCCTGAACGAGCATTCCCATGACCTTCCCGCGAAGGCAGCGGTGCTCCTGGTTAACCTTGGTACACCTGACGCGCCCACGGCGGCCGCGGTGCGGCCATACCTTGCTGAATTCCTTGGCGATCCGCGGGTCATCGAATACCCACGCCTGCTCTGGAAGCTGATTCTCCACGGGATCATCCTGAGGATTCGCCCAAAACGCTCCGCGCATGCGTATGAGCGGATCTGGACCGCCGAAGGCTCGCCACTGCGCGTGGGCAGCGAAGCTCTCGCAGCCTCTCTCGGCGCCGAACTGGCACGCCGACGGCCCGGTCCGGTATCCGTTGCGCTGGCTATGCGCTACGGCAAGCCCTCCGTGGCCGCGACCATCGCCAGGCTGCAACGCGAAAGGGTTCGCCGCCTGCTCGTGCTCCCGCTGTACCCGCAGTACTCCGCCACCAGCACGGGCAGCGTGTTCGATGCCGTCGCCGACACGATGAAGGGCCTGCGCTGGCCGCCCGAGCTGCGCCAGGTCAACGATTACCACGACAACCCGGCGTACATCGCCGCGCTGGCCGCCAGCGTGCGCGCCCATTGGGAAACCCACGGCCGCGGCGAGAAGCTGCTGATGAGCTTCCATGGCATTCCCGAGCGTTATACCCGCGCGGGCGATCCGTACTACTGCCAGTGCCATGCCACGGCGCGGCTGCTGCGCGAGGCGCTGGGGCTGTCGGAGGACGAAGCCATTTTCAGCTTCCAGTCGCGCGTGGGGCGGGAGCGCTGGCTGCACCCCTATACGGATGAAACGGTGAGAGCACTGGGCGCGAAGGGCATCAAGCGGCTGGACGTGATCAGCCCGGGCTTCGCCGTCGATTGCCTTGAGACCCTGGAAGAGATCGCCATGCAGAACGCGGAATTCTTCCGCGAAGCGGGTGGCGAAACGTTGAGCTACATCCCCTGCCTTAACTCGGAACCGGCCCACGTCGATGCCCTGGCCGATCTGGTCCTCAAGCACACCCAGGGCTGGCCGGAGTTCGACCCCGCTTACGACGCGGCCGCCGAGGCCGTAAAGCTGGCCGCCGCCCGTGAGCGCGCGCGAAAGGCAGGCGCCGGTGCGTGA
- a CDS encoding alpha/beta fold hydrolase: MRELKVSIPGLELGGLAWGEPDAQPLLMVHGWLDNAASFALLAPKLADRFHVIALDLPGHGHSSHLPESTIYQHVDYVRAMLAAADALALPRFHLLGHSLGAGVATMLAIAAPERVRGLALIEGLGPLGDDGSRTLDRFREAMALKATGNRPLRVFPTIESAAEARALASGLAPELGRYIVERGLDAVDGGYSWRSDARLSRPTAVRLAETQVMALLLGLAAPTSLLLANPHPPYLEPDSLQVRIDCVENIRVTHMDGGHHLHLEHPDAVANWVHAAF; the protein is encoded by the coding sequence GTGCGTGAGCTGAAAGTATCTATCCCGGGGCTCGAGCTCGGCGGCCTTGCGTGGGGTGAACCCGATGCGCAGCCTTTGCTCATGGTCCACGGCTGGCTGGACAACGCCGCGAGCTTCGCGCTGCTCGCACCGAAGCTTGCCGACCGCTTCCACGTCATTGCACTGGACCTCCCGGGGCATGGGCATTCCTCGCACCTTCCCGAATCCACCATCTATCAGCACGTGGATTACGTGCGCGCCATGCTCGCCGCAGCCGATGCGCTCGCCCTGCCCCGTTTCCACCTGCTCGGCCATTCGCTGGGTGCCGGTGTGGCGACGATGCTGGCCATCGCGGCTCCGGAACGGGTGCGCGGGCTGGCGTTGATCGAAGGCCTCGGCCCGCTCGGTGATGACGGTTCACGCACGCTCGATCGCTTCCGTGAGGCGATGGCGTTGAAGGCCACGGGCAACCGGCCGCTGCGGGTGTTCCCGACCATCGAATCCGCTGCCGAAGCGCGTGCCCTGGCCAGCGGCCTGGCGCCCGAACTCGGCCGCTATATCGTCGAGCGCGGGCTGGATGCTGTTGACGGCGGCTACAGCTGGCGCAGCGATGCGCGGCTGTCGCGGCCTACGGCGGTGCGGCTGGCGGAAACGCAGGTGATGGCGCTGTTGCTCGGCCTTGCCGCGCCGACGTCGCTACTGCTCGCGAACCCGCACCCGCCCTACCTCGAACCGGACTCGCTACAGGTTCGCATCGATTGCGTGGAGAACATCCGCGTGACGCATATGGACGGAGGGCACCACCTCCATCTGGAACACCCTGACGCCGTCGCCAACTGGGTACACGCGGCGTTTTGA
- the tatC gene encoding twin-arginine translocase subunit TatC, with amino-acid sequence MTARDPSAEDELEQGLFSHLIELRARLMRAIVVLLIVLLALVPLANHLYAELAKPLVEKMPNGAHLIATEVASPFVTPLKLAFYVALFISMPMILYQLWSFVSPGLYKHEKRLARPLLVASLVLFYAGCAFAYFVVMPAAFKFLNAVTPEGVAMMTDITHYLDFVTLMFFAFGLCFEVPVAVVILAAIGVVDAEKLSKGRGYAIVGAFAIAAFITPPDLLSMVMLAVPMCLLYEVGLLSVRFLLKPPTRE; translated from the coding sequence ATGACCGCACGTGATCCGTCGGCCGAAGACGAACTCGAGCAAGGCCTGTTTTCCCACCTGATTGAACTGCGCGCCCGCCTCATGCGCGCGATCGTGGTGCTGCTCATCGTGCTGCTGGCCCTGGTACCCTTGGCCAACCACCTGTACGCCGAGCTGGCCAAGCCGCTGGTCGAGAAGATGCCCAATGGCGCGCATCTGATCGCCACCGAGGTGGCCAGCCCGTTCGTGACACCGCTGAAGTTGGCCTTTTACGTCGCGCTGTTCATCAGCATGCCGATGATCCTGTACCAGCTGTGGTCGTTCGTCAGCCCGGGCCTGTACAAGCACGAAAAGCGCCTGGCGCGGCCGCTTCTGGTCGCCTCGCTGGTGTTGTTCTACGCGGGTTGCGCGTTTGCCTACTTCGTCGTGATGCCCGCTGCGTTCAAGTTCCTCAACGCGGTGACGCCGGAAGGCGTGGCCATGATGACGGACATCACGCATTACCTCGATTTCGTGACGCTGATGTTCTTCGCGTTCGGGTTGTGCTTCGAGGTGCCCGTGGCCGTGGTGATCCTCGCGGCCATTGGCGTGGTCGATGCCGAGAAGCTCAGCAAGGGCCGTGGTTACGCGATCGTAGGCGCGTTTGCTATCGCCGCGTTCATCACCCCGCCCGACCTGCTCTCCATGGTGATGCTTGCAGTCCCCATGTGCCTGCTCTATGAAGTGGGTCTTCTTTCCGTACGATTCCTGCTGAAGCCCCCCACACGGGAGTAA
- the cyoE gene encoding heme o synthase — protein MTKFKQYLELTKPRVVALLVFCAVIGMFLAVDSDGNRVLPTWQSGIFGTLGIWLASASAAAFNHLIDQRIDKIMARTSHRPLATGELTPMKVFVFAMTLGIVSMLILVFLVNTLTAVLTFFSLIGYAVIYTAYLKRATPQNIVIGGLAGAAPPVLGWTAVTGSLHPYALQLLLIIFVWTPPHFWALAIFRVDDYSRAQVPMLPVTHGVKFTRWHIFFYTVLLFLVTLLPFLTGMNGLIYLFGAVVLGIGFLWYAVRLFSSTDEFFPMKMFNYSIIYLMVLFAFLLADHWLVEPMVHLPVRFEPIV, from the coding sequence GTGACCAAGTTCAAGCAATACCTGGAACTGACCAAGCCGCGCGTCGTCGCGCTGCTGGTGTTCTGCGCGGTCATCGGCATGTTCCTGGCGGTGGATTCCGATGGGAACCGCGTGCTGCCCACGTGGCAGTCGGGCATCTTCGGCACGCTGGGCATCTGGCTGGCCTCGGCGTCGGCTGCGGCGTTCAATCACCTGATTGACCAGCGCATCGACAAGATCATGGCGCGCACTTCGCACCGGCCGCTGGCCACCGGCGAACTCACGCCGATGAAGGTGTTCGTATTCGCGATGACGCTGGGCATCGTTTCGATGCTGATCCTCGTGTTCCTTGTGAACACGCTCACCGCGGTGCTCACGTTCTTCTCGCTCATCGGCTATGCGGTGATCTATACCGCGTACCTGAAGCGTGCGACCCCGCAGAACATCGTGATCGGCGGCCTCGCCGGTGCCGCGCCGCCCGTACTCGGCTGGACGGCGGTGACCGGTTCGCTGCACCCGTATGCCTTGCAGCTGCTGTTGATCATCTTCGTCTGGACCCCGCCGCATTTCTGGGCGCTGGCCATCTTCCGTGTAGATGATTATTCGCGCGCGCAAGTACCCATGCTGCCGGTGACCCACGGCGTGAAGTTCACCCGCTGGCACATCTTCTTCTACACCGTGCTGCTGTTCCTGGTGACGCTGCTGCCGTTCCTCACCGGCATGAATGGTCTCATCTATCTGTTCGGCGCCGTGGTGCTCGGCATCGGGTTCCTCTGGTACGCGGTGCGGCTTTTCTCGTCCACCGACGAATTCTTCCCGATGAAGATGTTCAACTACTCCATCATTTACCTGATGGTGTTGTTCGCCTTCCTGCTGGCCGATCACTGGCTGGTCGAGCCGATGGTGCATCTGCCAGTGCGGTTCGAGCCGATCGTCTGA
- a CDS encoding lipid-binding SYLF domain-containing protein has translation MTSRVSLLALGLAALLPSMAAQAADPPRKQATEAVRVLDEMINDAPDKSLPTDLLKNACAVAIIPGMVKGGFVFSGAKGEGLIAERKDCTGTWSNPNFISTAAAGVGFQAGIQSIDVILVFRTHKGVDQIIDGQFTMGASASAAAGPVGRSAMAATNGKMNAEIYTYSRAKGLFAGISLDGSRISIDDDSNEEIYGSGITPRRIFEGGVTNVPSEVNAFRDKLEEYTQK, from the coding sequence ATGACCTCACGCGTTTCCCTGCTTGCCCTTGGCCTCGCCGCGCTGCTGCCCTCCATGGCCGCCCAGGCCGCCGATCCGCCGCGCAAGCAGGCCACCGAAGCCGTGCGCGTGCTGGATGAAATGATCAACGACGCCCCCGATAAGTCGTTGCCGACCGATCTGCTCAAGAACGCCTGCGCCGTGGCCATCATCCCGGGCATGGTCAAGGGCGGCTTCGTATTCTCTGGCGCCAAGGGCGAAGGCCTCATCGCCGAGCGCAAGGACTGCACGGGCACCTGGTCCAACCCCAATTTCATCTCCACGGCCGCTGCCGGCGTGGGCTTCCAGGCCGGTATCCAGTCGATCGACGTCATCCTCGTCTTCCGTACGCACAAGGGCGTGGACCAGATCATCGATGGCCAGTTCACCATGGGCGCCAGCGCCTCCGCGGCCGCTGGCCCGGTCGGCCGCTCGGCCATGGCGGCCACCAACGGCAAGATGAACGCCGAGATCTACACCTATTCCCGCGCCAAGGGCCTGTTCGCCGGCATTTCGCTGGATGGCTCGCGGATCAGCATCGATGACGACTCTAACGAGGAGATCTACGGCTCGGGTATCACCCCCCGCCGTATTTTTGAAGGCGGCGTCACGAATGTTCCAAGCGAGGTGAACGCATTCCGGGATAAACTCGAGGAGTACACTCAGAAGTGA
- a CDS encoding murein hydrolase activator EnvC family protein, with product MRPYLRLPALCLALATASLAAIPPAHAAQDAKARAEQDEARQKLQGVRQQIESLTKDQRETANARDTANAGLAKKAEEVSAAAKAVRETDGELAQRQQDLAQLNEQRASMQAELEKHKGALGDLLRATYTLGRGSDLQLLLGDEDIDRISRALAYSRYFQENRVERIKGLLADLSRLQDVENAISAEQQKLEATKAEREKRAGDLERQRADQQKLVAAADAQYKDQGQRMAALKQNEQDMNALVGKLQKVIDDAAKAAEPAPAPKGVPAGPALGNLRGNLPWPANGPVHAFGNGVIIVAPRGSEVKAVARGRVVFANFLRGYGMMIIVNHGNGFMSMYGNNETLLHGVGDMVEAGEAVGTAAAPAGDNGAYFELRQGGKPIDARGWLAKKH from the coding sequence ATGCGCCCATACCTCCGCCTGCCCGCCCTCTGCCTTGCCTTAGCCACCGCCAGCCTAGCCGCCATCCCCCCGGCCCACGCCGCGCAGGATGCCAAGGCGCGCGCGGAGCAGGATGAAGCCCGGCAGAAGCTGCAGGGGGTGCGCCAGCAGATCGAAAGCCTCACGAAAGACCAGCGCGAGACCGCGAACGCCCGCGACACCGCCAATGCCGGCCTGGCAAAGAAAGCCGAAGAAGTGTCGGCGGCCGCCAAGGCCGTCCGTGAAACCGACGGCGAGCTGGCCCAGCGCCAGCAGGACCTGGCCCAGCTGAACGAGCAGCGCGCCAGCATGCAGGCGGAACTGGAGAAACATAAGGGCGCCCTGGGCGACCTGCTCCGCGCCACCTACACGCTGGGCCGGGGGTCAGACCTGCAGCTGCTCCTGGGCGATGAAGATATCGACCGGATTTCCCGTGCCCTGGCGTACTCACGCTATTTCCAGGAGAACCGGGTCGAACGGATCAAGGGCCTGCTCGCGGATCTTTCCCGGCTACAGGATGTCGAAAACGCGATCAGTGCCGAGCAGCAGAAACTGGAGGCGACCAAGGCCGAGCGTGAAAAGCGCGCGGGCGACCTGGAGCGGCAGCGCGCCGACCAGCAAAAGCTGGTCGCGGCGGCGGATGCCCAATACAAGGACCAGGGCCAGCGCATGGCCGCCCTGAAGCAGAACGAGCAGGACATGAACGCCCTGGTGGGCAAGCTGCAGAAGGTGATCGACGATGCTGCCAAGGCCGCCGAACCCGCCCCCGCGCCGAAGGGCGTCCCGGCCGGCCCGGCGCTGGGCAACCTGCGCGGCAACCTGCCCTGGCCAGCCAATGGGCCCGTGCACGCGTTCGGCAATGGCGTGATCATCGTGGCGCCGCGCGGCAGCGAAGTGAAGGCAGTGGCGCGCGGCCGCGTGGTGTTCGCCAACTTCCTGCGCGGCTACGGCATGATGATCATCGTGAACCACGGCAACGGCTTCATGAGCATGTACGGCAACAACGAAACGCTGCTGCACGGCGTGGGCGACATGGTGGAGGCCGGCGAAGCCGTCGGCACCGCCGCGGCGCCTGCCGGCGACAACGGCGCGTATTTTGAGCTGCGCCAGGGTGGCAAACCCATCGATGCGCGCGGCTGGTTAGCGAAAAAGCATTGA
- the tatB gene encoding Sec-independent protein translocase protein TatB, with amino-acid sequence MIEISFGKLLLLALVALIVLGPERLPHAARTAGALLRRVRNGWDSVRSEVEREIQAEEIKRTLRETADSARTAQENVQKGFRDASNTVSDPFKDTSAQVRDAYTEAQSAHAGRREPDPERDMLPLNQGEAPARNEPNDRT; translated from the coding sequence ATGATCGAGATCAGCTTCGGCAAGCTGCTGCTGCTCGCGCTGGTGGCGCTGATTGTCCTTGGCCCCGAGCGCCTGCCGCACGCCGCGCGTACGGCGGGTGCCCTGTTGCGCCGCGTGCGTAACGGCTGGGATAGCGTCCGCTCCGAGGTGGAGCGCGAGATCCAGGCCGAGGAAATCAAGCGCACGCTGCGGGAGACCGCCGACAGCGCTCGTACGGCCCAGGAAAATGTCCAGAAGGGCTTTCGCGATGCCAGTAACACGGTATCCGATCCTTTCAAGGACACCAGCGCCCAGGTACGCGATGCCTACACCGAGGCCCAGTCCGCCCACGCGGGCCGGCGCGAGCCCGACCCGGAGCGCGACATGCTCCCGTTGAACCAGGGCGAAGCGCCCGCCCGGAACGAACCGAATGACCGCACGTGA
- the tatA gene encoding twin-arginine translocase TatA/TatE family subunit encodes MSITHIVLLLLVVVLIFGTKKLRNIGSDLGGAMRDFKKGMDGGDEEEQRRRDAEKLRAESTASQESVRRDSTETHDRNP; translated from the coding sequence ATGAGCATTACCCATATCGTCCTCCTGCTGCTTGTCGTCGTGCTGATCTTTGGCACCAAGAAGCTGCGTAACATCGGCTCGGACCTGGGCGGTGCCATGCGCGACTTCAAGAAGGGCATGGATGGCGGCGACGAGGAAGAGCAGCGCCGCCGCGACGCCGAAAAGCTTCGCGCCGAAAGCACCGCCTCGCAGGAAAGCGTCCGGCGCGACAGCACCGAGACCCACGACCGCAATCCGTAA
- a CDS encoding S41 family peptidase, whose product MRQHPLRIALALALAGVLALPAQAQQQKKAPLKQPDAPAASSSSAAAVAAKADDSVDLDDIRNFTRVYHIIQQAYVEKLDNKTIMKAAISGMLQNLDPHSEYLDKEGLDELDEDTTGQYGGLGIEVLQVDGLLKIVSPIDDTPASRAGIKPGDTILKVDGMVVDQQNIDDAFKKLRGDPGSKVVLTILHEKSDKPIDMPLVRERINVTSVKVRQLEPGYVYIRLSQFQEDTATDLEKKLGDYIKKNGAPRGAVLDLRSNPGGLLTTAVGVADAFLDSGTIVTTKGRLPDANLHFDAHPGDMLNGAPMVILADNGTASAAEIVSGALKDNHRALIMGRRTFGKGVVQTVLPLDQDSAVKITTARYYTPNGTSIQAEGIKPDIALADLAVNKSDTAPSLIGSEADLPNHLANEKASTDDKSSSDDDGKLALEDYALSQALNVLKGLSLNRR is encoded by the coding sequence ATGCGCCAGCACCCCCTTCGCATCGCCCTCGCACTGGCACTTGCCGGTGTGCTGGCGCTCCCTGCCCAGGCCCAGCAGCAGAAGAAGGCACCGCTAAAGCAACCCGATGCACCTGCGGCCTCCAGCAGCTCCGCCGCAGCTGTTGCCGCCAAAGCGGACGATAGCGTCGACCTGGATGACATCCGCAACTTCACCCGGGTGTACCACATCATCCAGCAGGCCTACGTGGAAAAGCTGGACAACAAGACGATCATGAAAGCCGCGATCAGCGGCATGCTGCAGAACCTGGACCCGCACAGCGAGTACCTGGACAAGGAGGGCCTGGACGAGCTGGATGAGGACACCACCGGCCAGTACGGCGGGCTCGGTATCGAAGTGCTGCAGGTCGATGGCCTGCTGAAGATCGTCTCGCCCATCGACGATACGCCCGCTTCGCGCGCCGGCATCAAGCCAGGCGACACGATCCTGAAAGTCGATGGCATGGTCGTGGACCAGCAGAACATCGATGATGCCTTCAAGAAGCTTCGTGGCGATCCGGGTTCGAAGGTGGTGCTCACCATCCTCCACGAAAAATCCGACAAGCCGATCGATATGCCGCTGGTGCGCGAGCGCATCAATGTCACCTCGGTGAAGGTGCGCCAGCTCGAACCGGGCTACGTGTACATCCGCCTGAGCCAGTTCCAGGAGGATACGGCGACGGATCTGGAGAAGAAGCTCGGCGATTACATCAAGAAGAACGGCGCGCCGCGCGGCGCGGTGCTCGACCTGCGCTCGAACCCGGGCGGCCTGCTGACCACCGCCGTTGGCGTGGCCGATGCGTTCCTGGATTCCGGCACGATCGTCACCACGAAGGGCCGCCTGCCCGATGCGAACCTGCATTTCGATGCGCACCCCGGCGACATGCTCAACGGCGCACCGATGGTGATTTTGGCCGATAACGGCACGGCCTCGGCGGCGGAAATCGTCTCGGGCGCCCTGAAGGACAACCACCGCGCGCTCATCATGGGACGCCGCACGTTCGGCAAGGGCGTGGTGCAGACCGTGCTGCCGCTGGACCAGGATAGCGCGGTGAAAATCACCACGGCGCGCTATTACACGCCTAATGGCACGTCGATCCAGGCCGAAGGCATCAAGCCGGATATCGCACTGGCCGACCTGGCGGTGAACAAGAGTGACACGGCACCGTCGCTGATCGGTTCCGAAGCCGACCTGCCGAATCACCTGGCGAACGAGAAAGCATCGACGGACGACAAGTCATCCAGCGACGATGACGGGAAGCTGGCGCTGGAGGATTACGCGCTGTCGCAGGCGTTGAATGTGCTGAAGGGTCTCTCGCTCAATCGGCGGTGA